A part of Amycolatopsis lurida genomic DNA contains:
- a CDS encoding glycerol-3-phosphate responsive antiterminator: MNERITAAFADVPVCASVVGTAKVGDFANSASRVGILAAVPVGQLAKIVPVLTGLKKILFVNIDSCPGLATDRGGVDFLQEIGATGVVSTRVAPIERARTVSMLTMHKVFVTDRSNLNRSLEAVKRSRPDLVELMPAPIIPWMSAQAREVMSPFVAAGFVTDRSGVAHSLAMGALGAASSDSGLWSLTRSQLSAGEK; this comes from the coding sequence ATGAACGAGAGGATCACGGCGGCGTTCGCGGACGTCCCGGTCTGCGCGTCGGTGGTCGGCACCGCCAAGGTGGGCGATTTCGCGAACTCGGCGTCCCGCGTCGGCATCCTCGCGGCGGTCCCGGTCGGGCAGCTGGCCAAGATCGTGCCGGTGCTGACGGGGTTGAAGAAGATCCTCTTCGTCAACATCGACTCCTGTCCCGGCCTCGCCACCGATCGCGGCGGCGTGGACTTCCTCCAGGAGATCGGGGCGACCGGGGTGGTCAGCACCCGGGTCGCCCCGATCGAACGGGCACGCACGGTGTCGATGCTCACGATGCACAAGGTGTTCGTCACCGACCGGTCGAATCTGAACCGCAGCCTGGAAGCGGTGAAACGCAGCCGCCCCGACCTGGTGGAGCTCATGCCCGCGCCGATCATCCCCTGGATGTCGGCGCAGGCCCGCGAAGTCATGTCCCCGTTCGTGGCGGCCGGTTTCGTCACCGACCGGTCCGGGGTGGCCCATTCCCTCGCGATGGGCGCGCTGGGCGCCGCGTCGTCCGATTCGGGGTTGTGGTCGCTGACCCGATCCCAGCTGAGCGCAGGAGAAAAATGA
- a CDS encoding putative quinol monooxygenase, with product MSFVVVARYVTAHRDRVLALLEPMAAASRREPGCLRYTVHSGTEDGVVVIVEEYESEQDFTAHCESEHFRRIVLGEVVPLLSERQVTTCVPAGSER from the coding sequence ATGAGTTTTGTCGTGGTGGCCCGGTACGTGACCGCGCACCGGGACCGCGTCCTCGCACTACTGGAGCCGATGGCCGCCGCCTCACGGCGTGAGCCCGGATGTCTCCGCTACACCGTCCATTCCGGAACCGAGGACGGAGTCGTGGTGATCGTCGAGGAGTACGAGTCCGAACAGGACTTCACCGCGCACTGCGAGTCGGAGCACTTCCGGCGGATCGTGCTCGGCGAGGTCGTGCCGCTGCTGTCCGAACGCCAGGTCACCACCTGTGTCCCCGCCGGGAGCGAACGGTGA
- a CDS encoding zinc-binding dehydrogenase, with translation MRVRGAVLREVGRPLEIETMTLEPPGPGELLVRVRAAGLCHSDLSVIEGTRPRPLPMVLGHEAAGEVVEAGQGTGFTAGQHVVLSFVPSCGDCRPCLTGRPALCGPAAESNRNGTLLGGGTRWSSPDGRPGHHLGVSAFAEHIVVSARSVVAVDDTLPFDVAALFGCAVLTGAGAVFNATDVRPGDSVAVFGLGGVGLAALLAAKAAGAATLVAVDLVAEKRELALSLGATHALEGDVEAIKELTDGGVDHAVDTTGVVAALHQAYRATRPGGTTVTVGLPDPSAEIALPAQSLVAEEKTLRGSYLGSCVPRRDIPRFIALYRAGLLPVEALLTHRIGLEEINTGFDRLRRGAAVRQVVTFA, from the coding sequence ATGCGGGTCCGGGGCGCGGTCCTCCGTGAAGTCGGCCGCCCGCTGGAGATCGAGACGATGACGCTGGAGCCGCCCGGGCCGGGTGAGCTGCTCGTCCGCGTGCGTGCCGCCGGGCTGTGCCACTCGGATCTGTCGGTGATCGAGGGCACCCGGCCCCGGCCGCTGCCGATGGTCCTGGGGCACGAGGCCGCGGGCGAGGTGGTCGAAGCGGGACAGGGCACCGGCTTCACGGCGGGTCAGCATGTCGTGCTGTCGTTCGTGCCCTCCTGCGGCGACTGCCGCCCCTGCCTCACCGGACGTCCCGCTCTGTGCGGTCCAGCGGCCGAGTCGAACCGGAACGGCACCCTGCTCGGCGGCGGCACCCGCTGGTCCTCCCCCGACGGCCGGCCGGGGCACCACCTCGGCGTCTCCGCGTTCGCCGAGCACATCGTCGTCTCGGCGCGTTCGGTGGTCGCCGTCGACGACACCCTGCCGTTCGACGTCGCGGCCCTTTTCGGCTGCGCGGTGCTCACCGGCGCCGGCGCCGTCTTCAACGCGACCGACGTACGGCCGGGAGACAGCGTCGCCGTGTTCGGCCTCGGTGGCGTCGGCCTCGCCGCGCTCCTCGCCGCGAAGGCCGCCGGCGCGGCGACCCTGGTGGCCGTGGACCTCGTAGCCGAAAAGCGCGAACTGGCGTTGTCCCTCGGCGCCACCCACGCACTCGAGGGCGACGTCGAGGCGATCAAGGAACTCACCGATGGCGGTGTCGACCACGCCGTCGACACCACCGGCGTGGTCGCCGCCCTGCACCAGGCCTACCGAGCGACCCGACCCGGTGGCACCACGGTCACCGTCGGCCTTCCCGACCCGTCCGCCGAGATCGCGTTGCCCGCGCAAAGCCTGGTGGCCGAGGAAAAGACGCTTCGCGGCAGCTATCTCGGCTCGTGCGTCCCCCGCCGCGACATCCCCCGCTTCATCGCTCTCTACCGGGCCGGGCTGCTGCCCGTGGAGGCGTTGCTGACCCACCGGATCGGCTTGGAGGAGATCAACACGGGATTCGACCGGCTGCGGCGGGGCGCCGCGGTCCGGCAGGTCGTCACCTTCGCTTGA
- a CDS encoding FAD-binding oxidoreductase, translating to MISSQAIAHPFNRGKYVVGAPTPPRWGDRTPPGQGPASLQTTAVPVPAALTESLRGVADAVHTDHDEVVLRTRDWWAGSMIGETAGNPATPDAVIAEVSTVEQVQAVVRLCGEHRVPLTVSAGRSNVTGAALPVFGGVVLDVCGLNRILSFDADSQVVDVQAGMFGDLFEAELQKTHGATTGHWPSAFALSTVGGWVACRGAGQLSTRYGKIEDMVVGLDVVLADGTLARFGDYPRAATGPDLRQLFVGSEGTLGVITSVRLRTHPLPGYAKAIAYGFETFAAGLEACRLIMQRGATPAAMRLYDKLESGTHFGLPDTNLLLIADEGDPVLVDAMLRVSSEVCAATGSELDGEALFERWLDERMLVGKSADGFTPGPGFVADTLEMAGAWSALPTIYDEVVAAIKAVPGTLAASAHQSHAYTDGACLYFSLRGDVEPEKRRHWYRSAWDAANAVLVRHGAALSHHHGSGLLRGPYLADTLGSGFDTFVAVKRTLDPQGLLNPGKLGLPSDFGPNPLDSTS from the coding sequence ATGATCAGCAGCCAGGCCATCGCCCACCCGTTCAACCGGGGCAAGTACGTGGTCGGCGCGCCGACGCCGCCGCGCTGGGGCGACCGCACCCCACCCGGACAGGGGCCGGCGTCGCTGCAGACGACCGCCGTCCCCGTGCCCGCCGCGCTGACCGAGTCGCTGCGGGGTGTCGCGGACGCGGTGCACACCGACCATGACGAGGTCGTGCTGCGGACCCGTGACTGGTGGGCCGGTTCGATGATCGGCGAGACCGCGGGGAACCCGGCGACCCCGGACGCGGTGATCGCCGAAGTGAGCACGGTCGAGCAGGTCCAGGCCGTGGTCCGGCTGTGCGGTGAGCACCGGGTGCCGCTGACCGTGTCCGCCGGGCGCAGCAACGTCACCGGCGCGGCGCTCCCGGTCTTCGGCGGGGTGGTGCTGGACGTCTGCGGGCTGAACCGGATCCTGTCCTTCGACGCGGACTCCCAGGTCGTCGACGTGCAGGCCGGTATGTTCGGCGACCTGTTCGAAGCAGAACTGCAGAAGACGCACGGTGCCACCACAGGGCACTGGCCGTCCGCCTTCGCACTGTCCACTGTGGGCGGTTGGGTGGCCTGTCGCGGCGCGGGCCAGCTCTCCACCCGCTACGGGAAGATCGAAGACATGGTGGTCGGCCTCGACGTCGTGCTGGCCGACGGCACGCTCGCGCGGTTCGGCGACTACCCGCGGGCCGCCACCGGACCCGACCTGCGCCAGCTGTTCGTCGGTTCGGAAGGCACGCTCGGCGTGATCACCTCCGTCCGGCTGCGCACCCATCCCCTGCCTGGCTACGCCAAGGCCATCGCCTACGGTTTCGAAACCTTCGCCGCGGGGCTGGAGGCGTGCCGTCTCATCATGCAGCGCGGCGCGACCCCGGCCGCGATGCGGCTCTACGACAAGCTGGAGAGCGGAACGCATTTCGGCCTGCCGGACACCAACCTGCTGCTGATCGCCGACGAAGGCGACCCGGTACTGGTCGACGCGATGCTCCGCGTCAGCTCCGAGGTCTGCGCGGCGACCGGGTCCGAACTGGACGGTGAGGCCCTCTTCGAGCGCTGGCTGGACGAGCGGATGCTGGTCGGCAAGTCGGCCGACGGGTTCACCCCCGGCCCGGGTTTCGTCGCCGACACCCTCGAAATGGCCGGGGCGTGGTCGGCGCTGCCCACGATCTACGACGAGGTCGTTGCCGCGATCAAGGCCGTTCCCGGCACCTTGGCCGCGTCCGCGCACCAGTCCCACGCCTACACCGACGGCGCCTGCCTGTACTTCTCGCTGCGCGGCGACGTGGAGCCGGAGAAGCGGCGGCACTGGTACCGCTCGGCGTGGGACGCGGCCAACGCCGTGCTCGTGCGCCACGGGGCCGCGCTGAGCCACCACCACGGTTCCGGCCTGCTTCGCGGGCCGTACCTCGCGGACACGCTCGGCTCGGGCTTCGACACCTTCGTCGCCGTGAAGCGGACCCTCGATCCGCAGGGCCTGCTCAACCCGGGGAAACTCGGGCTGCCCAGTGACTTCGGGCCGAACCCCCTTGACTCCACGAGCTGA
- a CDS encoding glycerol-3-phosphate dehydrogenase/oxidase, giving the protein MFTLPSRRPNAVAAGATPSAPLRLDRRTALTGLETGEFDLLVIGGGITGAYTALDAVSRGLSVALVERDDFASGTSSKSSKMVHGGLRYIEQGNLDLVRHSLLERQRFRRNAPHLVQRLPFLFPILAKDGVFDARIARAFESLLWTYDLAGGWRIGKLHQRLTVDEVLAHAPTLRADHLRGGLMYYDSRADDARLTLAIVRSAARLGAVVVNGAGVTGLRTRGGRVTGATVEAGGERIDVRARVVVNATGVWADSVDGMASAGHRPQVRPAKGVHIVLPWSKIRNDCTVTVPIPGRARRATCTRWGDVVVVGTTDTDYDGPTDDVHCTRDEMEFLLEGATIAFDTKLGPEDVLGSYAGLRPLVGGSEGATLDMRRDHHITVASGMVTVTGGKLTTSRHMGELVVDRALGLLGRKARCRTKNLPLLGGAGYDAEATAATGGIAAHLGGRYGTEARFVSELVDEDPALGEPLIPGQPHLKAEVVFAARSELARSVDDVLSRRTRLRLFARDASAEAAPLVGALLGAELGLSPETVAAQVEDYRADVAREKSILLGDTA; this is encoded by the coding sequence ATGTTCACACTGCCGTCCCGGCGGCCGAACGCCGTCGCCGCGGGAGCGACCCCTTCGGCACCCTTGCGACTGGACCGTCGCACCGCGTTGACCGGACTCGAAACCGGCGAGTTCGACCTGCTCGTGATCGGCGGCGGGATCACCGGCGCCTACACCGCGCTGGACGCCGTCTCCCGCGGCCTGTCGGTCGCGCTGGTCGAACGGGACGACTTCGCTTCGGGGACGTCGTCCAAATCGTCCAAGATGGTGCACGGCGGGCTGCGCTACATCGAGCAGGGCAACCTGGATCTGGTCCGGCATTCCCTGCTGGAACGCCAGCGGTTCCGCCGCAACGCCCCGCATCTGGTGCAGCGCCTGCCTTTCCTGTTCCCGATCCTGGCGAAGGACGGGGTTTTCGACGCCAGGATCGCCCGCGCCTTCGAGAGTCTCTTGTGGACATACGATCTCGCGGGCGGCTGGCGGATCGGCAAGCTGCACCAGCGGCTCACCGTCGACGAGGTGCTGGCGCACGCCCCCACCCTGCGCGCGGACCATCTGCGCGGCGGACTGATGTACTACGACAGCCGCGCCGACGACGCCCGGCTGACCCTCGCGATCGTGCGCAGCGCGGCCCGGCTCGGCGCCGTCGTCGTCAACGGCGCCGGGGTGACCGGCCTCCGCACCCGCGGCGGACGGGTGACCGGTGCGACGGTCGAAGCCGGCGGCGAGCGGATCGACGTCCGGGCACGCGTGGTCGTCAACGCGACCGGGGTGTGGGCCGACAGCGTCGACGGCATGGCCTCCGCGGGACACCGGCCTCAGGTGCGCCCGGCGAAGGGCGTCCACATCGTGCTGCCCTGGTCCAAGATCCGCAACGACTGCACGGTGACGGTGCCGATCCCGGGCCGGGCGAGGCGGGCGACGTGCACTCGCTGGGGCGACGTGGTCGTCGTCGGCACCACCGACACCGACTACGACGGCCCGACCGACGACGTGCACTGCACCCGCGACGAAATGGAGTTCCTGCTCGAGGGCGCCACGATCGCCTTCGACACCAAGCTCGGTCCCGAAGACGTGCTGGGCAGTTACGCGGGTCTGCGCCCGCTCGTCGGCGGTTCCGAGGGGGCCACGCTCGACATGCGGCGCGACCATCACATCACCGTCGCCTCGGGCATGGTCACCGTGACCGGCGGCAAACTCACCACCAGCAGGCATATGGGCGAACTCGTCGTGGACAGGGCCCTCGGGCTCCTGGGACGCAAAGCCCGTTGCCGCACCAAGAACCTGCCCCTGCTCGGGGGCGCCGGGTATGACGCCGAGGCCACCGCGGCGACCGGCGGGATCGCCGCGCACCTCGGCGGCCGCTACGGCACCGAAGCCCGTTTCGTGAGCGAGCTCGTCGACGAAGACCCCGCGCTCGGCGAGCCGCTCATCCCCGGCCAGCCGCATCTCAAGGCCGAGGTCGTGTTCGCGGCCAGGTCGGAACTGGCGCGTTCGGTGGACGACGTGCTGTCCCGGCGCACCCGGCTGCGGTTGTTCGCCAGGGACGCCTCCGCCGAGGCCGCTCCGCTCGTGGGCGCACTGCTCGGCGCCGAACTCGGGCTGTCGCCGGAAACCGTGGCCGCGCAAGTGGAGGACTATCGGGCGGACGTCGCCCGGGAGAAATCGATTCTGTTGGGAGACACCGCATGA